A region of Pongo pygmaeus isolate AG05252 chromosome 15, NHGRI_mPonPyg2-v2.0_pri, whole genome shotgun sequence DNA encodes the following proteins:
- the DGLUCY gene encoding D-glutamate cyclase, mitochondrial isoform X4 — MPFTLHLRSRLPSAIRSLIRQKKPNIRNTSSMAGELRPASLVVMPRSLAPAFERFCQANTGPLPLLGQSEPEKWMLPAQDAISETSLRDLHSAWHRTSLMTVTQERAALPTVLTPFPITWRLSWLRSLGSWRKSSPGEIPLALPSVHSIAQARNPPAQD; from the exons ATGCCCTTCACACTCCACCTGAGGTCCCGCCTTCCCTCTGCCATAAGGAGTTTGATTCGACAAAAGAAACCAAACATCAGAAATACATCCAGCATGGCTGGAG AGCTCCGACCAGCCAGCCTGGTGGTCATGCCCAGGTCCCTTGCTCCAGCTTTTGAAAGATTCTGCCAGGCCAACACTGGTCCTCTGCCCCTGCTGGGCCAGAGTGAGCCAGAAAAGTGGATGCTGCCCGCTCAAGATGCTATCTCAGAGACCAG CCTCAGGGAccttcacagtgcctggcacagaacctCACTCATGACTGTTACTCAGGAACGAGCTGCCCTCCCCACTGTTCTGACCCCTTTCCCTATCACCTGGCGCCTGTCCTGGCTAAGATCTTTGGGATCATGGAGAAAGTCCAGCCCTGGAGAAATCCCACTGGCTCTGCCATCTGTCCACTCCATCGCCCAAGCCAGAAACCCGCCTGCACaggattaa